The Xanthomonas fragariae genome has a segment encoding these proteins:
- a CDS encoding phosphoadenylyl-sulfate reductase: MTALPVTSTAPSSALDDLDALNAHLDTLRADQRVAWALQHGRQDAALSSSFGAQSAVTLHLLTQQRPDIPVILIDTGYLFPETYRFADALTDRLKLNLKVYRPLVSRAWMEARHGRLWEQGMVGIDQYNNLRKVEPMRRALDELNVGTWFTGLRRSQSGGRAQTPIVQKRGDRYKISPIADWTDRDVWQYLQAHDLPYHPLWEQGYVSIGDFHTTRRWEPGMREEDTRFFGLKRECGIHEDI; this comes from the coding sequence ATGACCGCGCTGCCTGTCACCTCGACCGCTCCCTCTTCCGCGCTGGACGACCTGGACGCGCTCAACGCACATCTGGACACCTTGCGTGCCGACCAACGCGTGGCCTGGGCATTGCAACATGGCCGGCAGGATGCAGCGTTGTCGTCCAGCTTCGGCGCGCAATCGGCGGTGACGCTGCACCTGCTCACCCAGCAGCGCCCGGACATTCCGGTGATCCTGATCGACACCGGTTATCTGTTCCCGGAAACCTACCGCTTTGCCGACGCCTTGACCGACAGGCTCAAGCTCAATCTCAAGGTGTACCGCCCACTGGTTAGCCGCGCCTGGATGGAAGCGCGCCACGGCCGCTTGTGGGAGCAAGGCATGGTCGGCATCGACCAGTACAACAACCTGCGCAAGGTAGAGCCGATGCGGCGCGCGTTGGACGAGCTCAACGTAGGTACCTGGTTTACCGGCCTGCGCCGCAGCCAGTCCGGCGGCCGCGCGCAGACACCGATCGTGCAGAAGCGCGGCGACCGCTACAAGATCAGCCCGATCGCCGATTGGACCGATCGCGATGTGTGGCAATACCTGCAAGCGCACGATCTGCCGTATCACCCGCTGTGGGAACAGGGCTACGTCTCGATCGGCGACTTTCACACCACGCGTCGCTGGGAACCTGGCATGCGCGAAGAGGACACGCGCTTTTTCGGGCTCAAGCGCGAGTGCGGCATCCACGAAGACATCTGA
- the cysI gene encoding assimilatory sulfite reductase (NADPH) hemoprotein subunit: MSHSVEDIKSESRRLRGSLEQSLADAVTGALREDDQTLIKYHGSYQQDDRDIRDERRRQKLEPAYQFMIRTRTPGGVISPTQWLAMDGIATRYANHSLRITTRQAFQFHGVIKRELKATMQAINATLIDTLAACGDVNRNVQVAANPLVSQAHATLYADAARVSEHLLPNTRAYYEIWLDEERVSGSGSEEEPIYGDRYLPRKFKIGFAAPPLNDVDVFANDLGFIAILRNEQLLGYNISIGGGMGASHGDAETWPRVANVIGFVTRDQLLDIATAVVTTQRDFGNRAVRKRARFKYTIDDHGLDTIVTEIERRAGFALQPAKHFAFEHNGDRYGWVEGDNGLCHLTLSLPAGRIADTETAAHLSGLRAIAQLNLGEFRMTPNQNLVIAGVLASERARVDAVVAQYALDAGNHAATALARGAIACVALPTCGLAMAEAERYLPDFSAALQPLLQQHGLADTPIVLRLSGCPNGCSRPYLAEIALVGKAPGRYNLMLGGDRRGQRLNTLYRDNITEAEILTALEPLLARYAAERDQANNEGFGDFLHRSGLIALPPYPTHRYLDLELLA, translated from the coding sequence ATGAGCCATTCCGTCGAAGACATCAAATCCGAAAGTCGCCGTTTGCGCGGGTCGCTGGAACAAAGCCTGGCCGATGCGGTGACCGGTGCGTTGCGTGAGGACGATCAAACGCTGATCAAGTATCACGGCAGCTATCAGCAAGACGACCGCGATATTCGCGATGAGCGGCGTCGGCAAAAGCTCGAACCGGCGTATCAGTTCATGATCCGCACGCGCACGCCGGGCGGGGTGATTTCGCCCACGCAGTGGCTGGCGATGGATGGCATCGCCACGCGTTACGCCAATCATTCGCTGCGCATCACCACGCGCCAGGCATTTCAGTTCCATGGCGTGATCAAGCGCGAACTCAAGGCGACCATGCAGGCGATCAATGCGACCTTGATCGACACGCTTGCTGCATGCGGCGACGTCAATCGCAATGTGCAGGTGGCCGCCAATCCACTGGTGTCGCAGGCGCACGCCACGCTGTATGCCGATGCCGCGCGCGTGTCCGAGCATCTACTGCCCAATACGCGCGCGTACTACGAAATCTGGCTGGACGAAGAGCGCGTGTCCGGCTCGGGCAGCGAAGAAGAACCGATCTACGGCGATCGTTATCTTCCGCGTAAATTCAAGATCGGTTTCGCCGCGCCGCCGCTCAACGATGTGGACGTGTTCGCCAACGATCTGGGTTTCATTGCGATCCTGCGCAACGAGCAACTGCTCGGCTACAACATCAGCATCGGCGGTGGCATGGGTGCCAGCCACGGCGATGCAGAAACCTGGCCACGCGTGGCCAATGTGATCGGGTTTGTCACCCGCGATCAATTGCTCGACATCGCCACTGCAGTGGTCACCACCCAGCGCGACTTCGGCAACCGTGCGGTGCGCAAGCGTGCGCGCTTCAAGTACACCATCGACGATCATGGCCTGGATACCATCGTGACCGAGATCGAACGCCGTGCCGGGTTTGCGCTGCAGCCGGCAAAGCATTTCGCGTTCGAGCACAACGGCGACCGCTATGGCTGGGTCGAGGGCGACAACGGGCTGTGCCATCTGACCCTGTCGTTGCCGGCCGGACGCATCGCCGATACCGAGACCGCGGCGCATCTGAGCGGGCTGCGTGCGATCGCGCAGTTGAACCTCGGCGAGTTCCGCATGACGCCCAACCAAAATCTGGTGATTGCCGGTGTGCTGGCCAGCGAGCGCGCACGGGTCGATGCAGTGGTCGCGCAATACGCGCTGGATGCCGGCAATCACGCTGCCACTGCGCTGGCACGCGGCGCGATAGCCTGCGTGGCGCTTCCCACCTGCGGCCTGGCGATGGCCGAGGCAGAGCGCTATCTGCCCGATTTCAGCGCCGCCTTGCAGCCGCTGCTGCAGCAGCACGGACTGGCCGACACGCCGATCGTGCTGCGCCTGTCCGGCTGCCCCAACGGGTGCTCGCGGCCTTACCTGGCCGAGATCGCGCTGGTGGGCAAGGCACCCGGCCGCTACAACCTGATGCTAGGCGGCGATCGGCGCGGCCAGCGGTTGAACACGCTGTATCGCGACAACATCACCGAAGCCGAGATCCTGACCGCACTGGAGCCGCTGCTAGCCCGCTACGCCGCCGAACGCGATCAAGCAAACAACGAAGGCTTCGGCGATTTCCTGCATCGCAGCGGTCTGATCGCGCTGCCACCCTACCCCACGCACCGCTACCTCGACCTGGAATTGCTCGCATGA
- the cysD gene encoding sulfate adenylyltransferase subunit CysD gives MTLPLSHLDRLEAESIHILREVAAEFRAPLMLYSVGKDSSVLLHLLLKAFAPSPPPIPLLHVDTRWKFREMIAFRDRRAAETGVDLRVHINPNGVAQDIGPISHGAAVHTDIMKTQGLKQALERGKFDAAIGGARRDEEKSRAKERVFSFRNARHRWDPKNQRPELWNLYNARTKPGESVRVFPLSNWTELDIWLYIYREAIPVVPLYFAAPRPVVERDGALIMVDDDRLPLHAGETPQLRSVRFRTLGCYPLTGAIESTADTLEAVIAEMLVSTSSERQGRMIDHAPGASMEQKKREGYF, from the coding sequence ATGACCCTGCCCCTGTCGCACCTCGATCGGCTCGAAGCCGAAAGCATCCACATCCTGCGCGAAGTCGCTGCCGAGTTCCGGGCCCCGCTGATGCTGTACTCGGTGGGCAAGGACAGCTCGGTGCTATTGCATCTGCTGCTCAAGGCATTTGCGCCATCGCCCCCACCAATTCCGCTGTTGCACGTGGACACGCGCTGGAAGTTTCGCGAGATGATCGCCTTCCGCGACCGCCGCGCAGCCGAGACCGGCGTAGACTTGCGCGTGCACATCAACCCCAACGGCGTCGCACAGGACATCGGCCCGATCAGCCATGGCGCTGCGGTGCATACCGACATCATGAAGACGCAGGGCCTGAAACAGGCGCTGGAGCGGGGCAAGTTCGATGCGGCCATTGGTGGGGCGCGCCGCGACGAAGAAAAATCGCGCGCCAAGGAGCGGGTGTTCTCGTTCCGCAATGCGCGCCATCGCTGGGACCCGAAAAACCAGCGCCCGGAGCTGTGGAATCTCTACAACGCGCGCACCAAGCCCGGCGAAAGCGTGCGTGTGTTTCCGTTGTCCAACTGGACCGAGCTGGATATCTGGCTGTACATCTACCGCGAGGCGATTCCGGTAGTGCCGCTGTATTTCGCCGCACCGCGCCCTGTGGTGGAGCGCGACGGCGCATTGATCATGGTCGATGACGATCGCTTGCCCCTGCACGCGGGCGAGACCCCGCAGCTGCGCTCGGTACGCTTCCGCACATTGGGCTGCTATCCGCTGACCGGCGCGATCGAATCTACCGCCGACACGCTGGAAGCGGTCATCGCCGAAATGCTGGTCAGTACCAGCTCCGAGCGCCAGGGCCGCATGATCGATCATGCGCCAGGGGCATCGATGGAACAGAAAAAGCGTGAGGGGTATTTCTGA
- a CDS encoding assimilatory sulfite reductase (NADPH) flavoprotein subunit has product MTAASSALPPSPLPDERKGLLDRLVDGLDGASLWWLSGYTAGLAQGHPPRSLAVLPGGQPHAVAQESQRLTVVYGSQTGNARREAEHLAAEADAAGLSVRLLRADSYPTRELASERLLYVVISTQGEGDPPDDAIGLVEFLASRRAPKLPDLKYAVLGLGDSSYADFCGIARRIDERLAELGGSRVQPRGEADLDIDSVAAPWRTQALKHAREQFKSGPHSATITPLRSSPVAPVWSHQHPFAAELLANQIVSGRDFKGPGFRVYGLPGKRVRHLEFSLEGSGLNYAPGDALGIRHRNPPALVDALLQTLQLDGHAAVTVGEETLALNEWLATRRELTRLSRPFLSAHAERARANDLQALLTPTQTAGLASLLCDHQVIDVLRRWPADWDHGSLLAALRPLTPRLYSIASSRKRVGDEAHLVVDEVTYQAHGHAHLGSASGFLAALAEGDTAPVYIEPNERFRVPADPDRDILMIGPGTGVAPFRGFVQERAETGARGRNWLFFGAPHFNTDFLYQAEWQQALQRGELHALEVAFSRDQAEKIYVQHRLRARGAEVYAWLQGGAHVYVCGATRMGKDVHAALLDIVATHGALEIEAAAAYLTRLQAEGRYARDVY; this is encoded by the coding sequence ATGACCGCCGCCAGTTCCGCGCTACCGCCCAGCCCCTTGCCCGACGAGCGCAAGGGGCTGCTGGACCGGTTGGTCGACGGCCTGGATGGGGCATCGTTGTGGTGGCTGTCCGGCTACACCGCCGGGCTGGCACAAGGCCACCCGCCGCGCTCGCTGGCCGTGCTGCCGGGGGGCCAGCCGCATGCTGTCGCTCAGGAGAGCCAACGTCTGACGGTGGTGTACGGCAGCCAGACCGGCAATGCGCGCCGCGAAGCAGAGCACCTCGCCGCCGAGGCCGACGCTGCGGGCTTGAGCGTGCGCCTGCTGCGCGCCGACAGCTACCCCACCCGCGAGCTGGCCAGCGAGCGTTTGCTGTATGTGGTGATCAGCACCCAGGGCGAAGGCGACCCGCCGGACGATGCGATCGGCCTGGTCGAATTTCTGGCCAGCCGGCGCGCGCCCAAGCTGCCTGACCTCAAATACGCGGTGCTGGGACTGGGCGATTCCAGTTACGCTGATTTCTGCGGCATCGCGCGGCGCATCGACGAACGCCTGGCCGAACTCGGCGGCAGCCGCGTGCAGCCGCGTGGCGAAGCCGATCTGGACATCGACAGCGTCGCCGCGCCATGGCGCACGCAGGCGCTGAAGCATGCACGCGAGCAGTTCAAGAGCGGCCCGCATTCGGCGACAATCACCCCGCTGCGCAGCAGCCCGGTCGCGCCGGTGTGGTCGCACCAACATCCTTTCGCGGCCGAGTTGCTGGCCAATCAGATCGTCAGCGGACGCGACTTCAAAGGCCCGGGCTTTCGCGTCTATGGCCTGCCCGGCAAGCGCGTGCGGCATCTGGAATTTTCGCTGGAAGGCAGCGGCCTGAACTACGCGCCCGGCGATGCGTTGGGCATCCGTCATCGCAATCCGCCTGCCTTGGTGGATGCGTTGCTGCAAACACTGCAGCTGGACGGTCATGCCGCGGTCACCGTTGGCGAAGAGACTCTGGCGTTGAACGAGTGGCTTGCCACCCGGCGCGAGCTGACCAGGCTTTCGCGACCGTTTCTGAGTGCCCATGCCGAGCGAGCGCGCGCAAACGACCTGCAAGCGCTGCTCACCCCGACCCAGACTGCCGGCCTGGCGTCGTTGCTCTGCGATCACCAAGTGATCGATGTGCTGCGACGCTGGCCGGCGGATTGGGACCACGGCAGCCTGCTGGCCGCCCTGCGTCCGCTCACCCCACGCCTGTACTCGATCGCCTCCAGTCGCAAACGTGTGGGCGATGAGGCGCATCTGGTCGTGGACGAAGTCACCTACCAGGCGCATGGTCATGCGCACCTGGGCTCGGCAAGCGGCTTTCTCGCCGCGCTTGCCGAGGGCGATACCGCCCCGGTCTACATCGAACCCAACGAACGCTTCCGCGTACCGGCCGACCCCGACCGCGACATTCTGATGATCGGCCCGGGCACCGGCGTGGCACCGTTTCGCGGCTTTGTGCAGGAACGCGCCGAAACCGGCGCCAGGGGCCGCAACTGGCTGTTCTTCGGCGCCCCGCATTTCAATACCGATTTCCTCTATCAGGCCGAGTGGCAGCAAGCCCTGCAGCGCGGTGAACTGCATGCACTGGAAGTGGCGTTCTCACGCGACCAGGCCGAAAAGATCTACGTCCAACACCGCCTGCGCGCCCGCGGCGCCGAGGTCTACGCCTGGCTGCAAGGCGGCGCGCATGTTTATGTCTGCGGTGCCACCCGCATGGGCAAGGACGTGCACGCTGCCCTGCTGGACATCGTCGCCACCCACGGCGCCCTGGAGATCGAGGCCGCCGCGGCATACCTCACCCGGTTGCAGGCGGAGGGGCGGTATGCGCGCGATGTGTATTAA
- the cysN gene encoding sulfate adenylyltransferase subunit CysN, with the protein MVRDWGIGIGDWQQRLAADGTREGAAFATPDSALPKPGAIGAYLHQHESKPLLRLITCGSVDDGKSTLIGRLLYDSKRLFDDQLAALEGDSRRHGTQGEGIDYALLMDGLAAEREQGITIDVAYRYFDTDQRKFIVADCPGHEQYTRNMATGASTADVAVVLVDARKGVLTQTRRHSYIVSLLGIGHVVLAVNKMDLVGYNAQVFADIAEDYRALAAQLGIADVRYIPLSALNGENLSSASTRMPWYSGPHLLQHLETVQLELPEAGSGLRLPVQWVNRPNQHFRGYAGTIAAGRVRPGDAVVVVPSGRRAHVAAVLDVNGEVSSARAGQAVTLTLREEIDISRGDIIAAVDDPPEVADQFAAHLLWMDDAALLPGRPYWLKIGTRTITASISEIKHKVDVNTQECLAAKRLELNEVGYCNLALDEPIAFSPYARNRVLGGFILIDRQSNATVAAGTLEFALRRAGNVRWQHLDVDRSARARIKGQAPRVLWFTGLSGAGKSTVANLVDKRLHALGYHTFILDGDNLRHGLNRDLGFTDEDRVENIRRVAEVARLMADAGLIVLVSFISPFRAERQLARERFDQDEFVEVFVDVPLAIAEARDVKGLYRKARAGQIPNFTGIDSPYEPPEAPEIHLHADGEDVETLARYVLEFLALER; encoded by the coding sequence ATGGTCAGGGATTGGGGAATCGGCATTGGGGATTGGCAACAGCGGTTGGCCGCAGACGGAACGAGGGAAGGGGCCGCCTTTGCGACCCCCGACTCCGCACTCCCCAAGCCCGGCGCCATCGGCGCCTATTTGCATCAACACGAATCCAAACCACTGCTGCGCTTGATCACCTGCGGCAGTGTGGACGATGGCAAGAGCACGCTGATCGGGCGGTTGTTGTACGACAGCAAGCGCTTGTTCGACGATCAACTCGCTGCGCTGGAAGGCGATAGCCGGCGGCATGGCACGCAGGGCGAGGGCATCGACTATGCGCTGCTGATGGATGGGCTGGCCGCCGAGCGGGAGCAGGGCATCACTATCGATGTAGCGTATCGCTATTTCGATACCGACCAGCGCAAGTTCATCGTTGCCGATTGCCCCGGCCATGAGCAATACACGCGCAATATGGCCACAGGTGCATCCACTGCCGATGTCGCGGTGGTGCTTGTGGATGCGCGCAAAGGCGTGTTGACGCAGACGCGTCGGCACAGTTACATCGTGTCGTTACTGGGTATTGGCCATGTGGTGCTGGCGGTCAACAAGATGGATCTGGTGGGTTACAACGCGCAGGTGTTCGCCGACATCGCCGAGGACTATCGTGCGTTGGCCGCGCAGTTGGGCATTGCCGATGTGCGGTACATTCCGCTGTCGGCGTTGAATGGCGAAAATCTGTCCAGTGCCTCGACACGGATGCCGTGGTACAGCGGCCCGCATTTGCTGCAGCATCTTGAAACCGTGCAACTGGAGCTGCCCGAGGCCGGCAGTGGGTTGCGCTTGCCGGTGCAGTGGGTCAATCGCCCAAACCAGCATTTCCGCGGTTATGCCGGAACCATTGCCGCCGGTCGGGTGCGCCCCGGCGATGCAGTGGTCGTGGTGCCGTCGGGGCGTCGCGCGCACGTGGCCGCAGTGCTGGATGTCAATGGCGAAGTGAGCAGCGCACGCGCCGGTCAGGCGGTGACGCTGACCTTGCGCGAAGAGATCGACATCAGCCGCGGCGACATCATCGCCGCGGTCGACGACCCGCCGGAAGTGGCCGACCAGTTTGCCGCGCATCTGCTTTGGATGGACGATGCCGCGCTGCTGCCGGGGCGGCCTTATTGGCTCAAGATCGGCACACGCACGATCACCGCGAGCATCAGCGAGATCAAGCACAAGGTCGATGTGAATACGCAGGAATGTCTGGCGGCCAAGCGCCTGGAGCTCAACGAAGTGGGCTACTGCAATCTCGCGCTGGACGAGCCGATCGCATTTTCGCCGTATGCGCGCAATCGTGTGCTGGGCGGTTTCATCCTGATCGACCGGCAGAGCAACGCCACTGTCGCAGCCGGCACGTTGGAATTCGCATTGCGCCGCGCCGGCAATGTGCGTTGGCAGCATTTGGATGTGGACCGCAGCGCACGTGCGCGCATCAAGGGGCAGGCGCCGCGCGTGTTGTGGTTCACCGGCTTGTCGGGCGCGGGTAAATCCACTGTCGCTAACTTGGTCGACAAACGCCTGCATGCGTTGGGGTATCACACCTTCATCCTGGACGGCGACAACCTGCGCCACGGGCTTAACCGCGATCTGGGCTTTACAGACGAAGATCGTGTCGAAAATATCCGCCGCGTGGCCGAGGTGGCACGCTTGATGGCCGATGCAGGCCTGATCGTGCTGGTGAGTTTCATCTCGCCGTTCCGGGCCGAGCGACAACTGGCGCGTGAGCGCTTCGATCAAGATGAGTTCGTTGAAGTGTTCGTCGATGTGCCGCTTGCGATCGCTGAAGCGCGCGACGTAAAGGGGCTGTACCGCAAGGCGCGGGCTGGGCAGATTCCCAACTTTACCGGCATCGATTCGCCGTATGAGCCGCCGGAGGCACCGGAGATCCATCTTCACGCCGATGGCGAGGATGTAGAAACGCTGGCGCGCTACGTGCTCGAATTTCTTGCGCTGGAACGCTGA
- a CDS encoding PepSY-associated TM helix domain-containing protein, giving the protein MHAITARGSVTEARQDSRWRFYGAVWRWHFYAGLLVLPFIIWLALTGAAFLYQEAIDRTVHHGLKVVPVGETRVSAQRLVDAAQRAYGGTLFRFTTPKHADASAEIGLVDAQGARHVVYVDPYRARVLGTLPEHGTLAWTIRRLHSLELLGPFARGLIEMAAGWAIVLVLTGVYLWWPRGRRGGGVVSVRGKPVQRLFWRDLHAVTGAGVGAILLFLALTGMPWSWLWGAQVNRWANGHDFGYPAGLRVQQPMSQQRLVDSGEPAWSLRQARVPQSVVPGRGVAALDARLRDGQGGLQADALRATDTRPNHFPHEGDRSPGGRAASFHAAHSEHTAHGGAGSVAVPGLGAMGLDAAMERCEARGIAAGYSVAPPRGPTGVYTASVYPADLQRQRVIHLDQYSGAVLLDMAYRHYGPVGRALEWGINVHLGQQYGTANQVILLLACAAIVLLCVSAAVMWWKRRPVGGLGVPPMPPDPGTLRGLMVVLVICGLIFPLVGVSLLMMWLLDRYWIGRSPRG; this is encoded by the coding sequence ATGCACGCCATCACTGCCCGAGGCAGCGTGACCGAGGCGCGTCAGGACAGCCGCTGGCGCTTTTATGGTGCGGTGTGGCGCTGGCATTTCTATGCCGGCTTGTTGGTGCTGCCTTTCATCATCTGGCTGGCGCTGACCGGTGCTGCGTTTTTGTACCAGGAGGCGATCGATCGTACTGTGCACCATGGACTGAAAGTGGTGCCGGTGGGCGAGACTCGCGTCTCCGCGCAGCGATTGGTCGATGCCGCTCAGCGTGCTTATGGCGGCACATTGTTCCGCTTCACCACGCCTAAGCATGCCGACGCCAGTGCCGAGATCGGGCTGGTCGATGCGCAGGGCGCGCGGCATGTGGTCTACGTCGATCCGTATCGCGCACGGGTGCTTGGCACGCTGCCGGAGCATGGCACGCTGGCTTGGACGATTCGCCGGCTGCACAGTCTTGAATTGCTCGGTCCGTTTGCGCGCGGGTTGATCGAGATGGCGGCGGGGTGGGCCATCGTGCTGGTGCTTACCGGGGTGTATCTGTGGTGGCCGCGCGGACGACGCGGCGGCGGGGTGGTCAGTGTGCGCGGCAAGCCGGTGCAACGGTTGTTCTGGCGCGATCTGCATGCGGTGACCGGCGCGGGCGTTGGTGCGATATTGCTGTTCCTGGCGCTGACCGGTATGCCGTGGTCGTGGCTGTGGGGTGCGCAGGTCAATCGCTGGGCCAATGGCCATGATTTTGGATATCCCGCTGGCCTGCGCGTGCAGCAACCGATGTCGCAACAGCGGCTTGTCGACAGTGGTGAGCCTGCGTGGTCGTTGCGACAGGCGCGCGTGCCGCAATCTGTGGTACCTGGGCGCGGAGTTGCTGCGTTGGATGCTCGGTTGCGTGATGGGCAGGGTGGGCTGCAGGCGGATGCGTTGCGTGCGACCGACACTCGCCCCAACCACTTTCCCCATGAAGGCGACCGAAGTCCCGGTGGGAGAGCGGCTAGCTTCCATGCTGCACACTCAGAACACACGGCCCACGGTGGCGCCGGAAGTGTCGCTGTGCCGGGACTTGGGGCGATGGGGCTGGATGCGGCGATGGAACGCTGCGAGGCGCGCGGTATTGCTGCGGGCTACAGCGTGGCGCCGCCGCGTGGTCCTACCGGCGTGTATACCGCCTCTGTCTATCCGGCCGATCTGCAACGTCAGCGCGTGATTCATCTGGATCAATATAGCGGTGCGGTGCTGCTGGACATGGCCTACCGCCATTACGGACCGGTAGGGCGCGCGCTGGAATGGGGCATCAACGTGCATCTGGGCCAGCAGTACGGCACTGCCAATCAAGTGATCCTGTTGCTGGCTTGCGCGGCGATCGTGCTGTTGTGCGTCAGCGCTGCAGTGATGTGGTGGAAGCGGCGCCCGGTCGGCGGGCTGGGCGTGCCGCCAATGCCGCCCGATCCTGGCACGCTGCGCGGCCTGATGGTGGTGCTGGTGATATGCGGGCTGATCTTTCCGCTGGTCGGTGTGTCGTTGTTGATGATGTGGCTGCTGGATCGGTATTGGATTGGCCGATCGCCGCGCGGTTGA
- a CDS encoding efflux RND transporter periplasmic adaptor subunit: MLVRPSARFGAALLLTVVLACCSRQASAPTAAKPIPVSVQAVTAQPWNSTVQSIATVRARESVALTAAVSDVAEQVYFDSGDEVEAGQLLLRLRGNSQQAALTAAQATFEETDQLYRRQLSLVGLQLVAKSTVDTQRALRDAAQARVQQMRAQITDREVRAPFSGVLGIRQISPGSLITSSTVIATLDDVERMYVDFQVPESQLGLVQLGNAVSGSAAAYPGAQFDGKVAAIDSRIEQTTRSVTVRADFPNGDRRLRPGMLLDVRLFQPARHAVVIPEIAVVQVGRESYVFRVKPDSSVERVDVRLGERRAGKVEILQGLSAGERIVVDGTGKLRPGVKVVDRAAPAAARPQAAR; the protein is encoded by the coding sequence ATGCTTGTTCGACCCAGCGCGCGCTTCGGTGCCGCGCTCTTGTTGACCGTTGTGCTGGCCTGCTGTAGCCGTCAGGCCAGCGCGCCGACCGCGGCCAAACCCATCCCGGTCTCTGTGCAGGCGGTGACCGCCCAACCCTGGAACTCGACCGTGCAGTCCATCGCCACCGTGCGTGCGCGCGAATCGGTGGCGCTGACCGCTGCCGTGAGCGATGTGGCCGAGCAGGTCTATTTCGACAGCGGCGATGAGGTCGAGGCCGGGCAATTGCTGCTGCGTCTGCGCGGAAACTCGCAGCAGGCTGCATTGACGGCCGCGCAAGCTACGTTCGAAGAAACCGATCAATTGTATCGCCGCCAGTTGAGTCTGGTCGGTCTGCAGTTGGTGGCCAAATCCACCGTGGATACGCAACGCGCGCTGCGCGATGCAGCCCAAGCGCGCGTGCAACAGATGCGCGCGCAGATCACCGACCGCGAAGTGCGCGCGCCGTTCTCCGGCGTGCTCGGCATCCGTCAGATCAGCCCGGGCTCATTGATCACTTCGAGCACCGTGATCGCCACGCTGGACGATGTGGAGCGCATGTATGTGGACTTCCAGGTGCCGGAATCGCAGTTGGGTCTGGTGCAGCTCGGCAACGCAGTCAGCGGCAGTGCGGCGGCGTATCCGGGTGCGCAGTTCGACGGCAAGGTGGCGGCGATCGATTCGCGTATCGAACAGACCACGCGCTCGGTGACCGTGCGCGCGGATTTCCCCAACGGCGATCGCCGGCTGCGCCCGGGCATGTTGCTCGACGTCAGGCTGTTTCAACCAGCGCGTCATGCAGTGGTGATCCCGGAGATTGCGGTGGTGCAGGTGGGGCGCGAGTCCTACGTATTCCGGGTCAAGCCCGACAGCAGCGTGGAGCGTGTCGATGTGCGGCTGGGCGAGCGGCGCGCTGGCAAGGTGGAAATTCTTCAAGGCCTCAGCGCCGGTGAGCGCATCGTGGTGGATGGCACCGGCAAGCTGCGGCCTGGCGTGAAAGTGGTCGATCGGGCCGCGCCCGCTGCGGCCCGCCCGCAGGCAGCGCGATGA